The genomic interval AAAGTGGTGGAGATATTTGGTAAGTAGTTTATAGGACACAATTCTATAGCCCTTATTGAATGAAGTTTATATGGGTATCTTTTTATGTTTACGAGATAACTCGATCACTGGTTGTTGGGTTCAAAAGAAAAGTGATGTTATTCTAAAATAATTGTTTGTTAAATTGTCATTGATCACTTTTGACGAAAGGATCTGCTAGGATTGATTACTGATAATTGAAATTCTAGAGATTCTACAGGGATACAAACTGGTTTGGCTTATAGGGTCTGTAATTTTTTACATCATGATTGCAGTCTCTTCAGCACGGGAAGTAATGGAAACCTCTTTTACTGCATTTTTGCACTTATAATTGGGAGGGAGATCCATTGGCCTTGGTTTGTAGAAGACTAGCTGAGATGTCATTTCTGTAGCTGTGTTTGTTTGATAACAAGTGCCTCTTCATtttctgtcttttattttgatgcTTTACCCATCGTTGAAGAAGGATTAACTGAGACTAGGGGAAGCTTTTAATTTTACTTCAATCACTTGCTCTGAAACTAATATGGAGTTCAAAAAGTTTATTGAATTATATGTATAAAACTCTTTGAACTTAACTGTTCTGGTTTTTCTGTTCCCATAAAGAGTGCAATTATAAGTAGCATAGGCATCCCTCGAGGTTGTTAAAAATCTCATACAATTTTCAGGCGGAGACAGAGTTATCTAGACAGTCAACATCCAAGTCATTCAAGAGTGAGGTTAATTAAATGCTTTGCCCTTACTTCCCGTCCTTGCATATTCCTTTTGCTGGTTAATTAAATACTGAATGTTGTCTTGTTCATAGTTAAATGAATGGCAAGAGGCATGGAATGAAGATGGACAAAAACCAAAGGTTCAAGGATCTGACCTACATGGTATATTATCTTGAGAATAtcaatcttttttattttattccataaAGTTTTGTTTCTTGTCAATGAAATTTGTAAGGTCTTAAAATACGTTTGGATTTTCTTTAAGGAACCATATATGAACTTCCTTTGTACGTAGTTTTTCTTTAATGCTGTCTATGTATGATAGCATATAGGTGTTTGTAAATCGCCTATGAAGATATCTTTTCTGGTTTGAGTAGAGAGTATCTGTTTGATGGTCCTGATAAGGAAAGCTTCCATTTTTTCTTAGTATTTTAGATAGAAGTTAAagtaattttacatttttttggaTGACTGCTAACAGATGCATTCTGGAAGAAGCTAAAGTTAGCTGCTGAGCAGAAGGTACgagcttctatttctttttgaAGTATGATGATAATATGGGACCTATATGCTGTGGATTCGAGAAAAAGTAATAGTCTAATTGGGACATAAACCCCCTAGAGTTACTTGGCTATCCTTTTCTGTTACAGGTCCTCATGATTATGTTTATAGCTCAGTAGTTACAATTCATGCGATATGGAAATTCAACAAAGTTTTCCCTCTACATATATTCTTGTCATGCCTTTTAAATGTCCAAATTTGTCGACCCATTTTTATCTGAACTTGTCCCTTTTGTGTTGAATTGAATTCTAAACAGCTGGTTAGTTACATTTTCCTCGAAGTTCTGAAAAACTCACGTGCATATATTTAGTTTCAGATTTTGTTATATCGATGGAAGCAAATGAGCATTCATTATAACTTAAATCGAAATATCTGGATTTCTCAACACATTGCTCCATCCTGACGATGCATTTCATTATTATTTCGTTTGAATGTGAGAAAAGAACAAtgtttatatttgtatttaacAACTCGGCTTTATTCATTCCATGCAGGTGGGAAAGGTTGAAGCAGAGAGATTCTGTAACTCATTTCAACAGATACACAATAAACTTGTATGTCATGCcattagatttttgtttttctcccTTCAATGTCATTAGAACGAAAATCATATAATCAATTTGGCTACAGGTTAACGAAGAACTTAGTTTGGATGCTGCCCGGAGCTTTCTGGATTCATTCAGTTCCAGTTCCACAGAAGAATAGTATGGTTTTCTGCTTCATACGTCTTGCATTTGATATATAATCTTGCCTTTATAGACCATATTTTGCAAGAG from Benincasa hispida cultivar B227 chromosome 10, ASM972705v1, whole genome shotgun sequence carries:
- the LOC120087643 gene encoding uncharacterized protein LOC120087643 yields the protein MDEFEFHRLLQLFPVVRSRDYHAETELSRQSTSKSFKSELNEWQEAWNEDGQKPKVQGSDLHDAFWKKLKLAAEQKVGKVEAERFCNSFQQIHNKLVNEELSLDAARSFLDSFSSSSTEE